The Vicia villosa cultivar HV-30 ecotype Madison, WI unplaced genomic scaffold, Vvil1.0 ctg.000077F_1_1, whole genome shotgun sequence genome segment TAACTATGGAGAACAATATCTTAAAGTTGTATGATTTTGATCaaaagttgattatgcaatctgagcAAGGAAGCAGCgaaacattcaaggtgaatgtggaGACAGCTGAAACTAAATGCCTAAGATTATGAAGCAACTGAACATTCAGTGCGAAAGGTGCTGAAGGTGACAGTGAGTTATGGCATAAGATATCGGGGCATCTGAACTTCATAAGCTTAGGGCGTCTGAGTTATAAGAAGATGGTACATGGCATTCTTAAGATTGTGAAgtctgagaagtcatgtgagatatgcatgaaaaaaaaaaagcaacctaGATTTCCATTTGCATCAGAAGTGGCCCCAAGAAAAAAAACATACTTTAGGAGTAGTGCATTCTGATGCATGTGGACCGTTTGAAGTAAATTTACTTGGAGGAAATAAGtactttgtgtcttttgtggatgcgTTCACAAAGATAACATGGGTGGCACTCATCAAGTTTAAGCCTGAAGTGTTTACTGCATCTTAGAAGTTCAAGTTAAAGGCTGAAAAACAAAGTGGTCAGAAGTAGAAAGTTCTCAAAactgatggtggaggtgagtataactctataTAGTACAAGAAGTTATGTGAGAAGAATGGAATTTAGCGTGAGGAAACTGCCCCATACAGTCCTCAACACAATGATCTTGCTAAAAGAGGAAATAGAACTTTGCTTGGTATAACAAGGAGCATTATGAAAGAGAAGAATCTGCCTCACACTTTTTTGGGAGAAGCTGTTGCCACTTCAACATATGTGCTCAACATGTGTCCAAAGAAGAAGCtaaaggaaattgttcctttcaAGAAGTGGGTTGGAGATAAACAGAGTGTGAGTCATTTCAGGGTATTTGGTTCAGTTTGTTACAAACATGTTCTAGGTGCTActagaaagaaaatggatgatagAAGCATAGTAATGTTACTGATTGGGTACCACAGCACATGTGCTTATAAGTTATATTGCCCAGACACTAATAAAGTTGAAGTCAATAGAGACGTCGTTGTGAAAGGATCAGAAGCATGGGATTGAAGCAAGTCTCAATCTAACTTTGGTGTAGTGTCAATAGCTGAGCTAACTTCTGAAGATACTTCTGAATCTGAAGGGGATTCTGCCTCTGAAAATAAGTGAGATTCAGAAGGTAATtttgaagatgagtcagaagatgactcTGAAGCTGAATTTGTGTCAGAATAAAAAGATAATTCTGAATCTGAAGGTGAATGTGATTCTGATCTAGATTATGATGATGAACCAGACTCTAGTGATAATCCAACCTCTGAGGGTGGTCATGCTTCTGAAGGTGGAACTTCTGAAACAAAGCGTAGTATAgactaaaacaagctcctagtGCTTGAAATATGAAACTTGATTCATTTTGCAAGCTTCAGGGATTCAGAAAGTGTGAGATGGAGTATGGAGTTTAAGTTCCACATACCTATGAAAGCAACATGATTCTGGTGTGTCTCTATTTTGATCACATGTTGCTAATTGGGAGTTGTTCATATGAGATagtcaagttcaagaaggtgttgatgaatgagtttgagatgactGATATGGGAAATATggtatattttctagggatggagattatgTACTTTGAGAAGGGTATAATTTACCATTTTTTACATCTATTTAATACAAATTGTATTATACAGTGTTGATGTTATTTTGCAGTATTGTGACACACTAAAGTGTATAAATCGTGCCTAGAATATATCAGAGTTGCCCAACTTGATGAACCTTGGTTTCATTATGTATTAGGGCTATATGTTGTAAAGGACTTTTGTAGGACTGAATATGGTTATATTGACAATGGTCTTTTGTATGCATTTGTTGAAAAATGTCATGCATAAATGACGTTATTTCATCTTTCCATTTGTGAGATGAGCATCACCCTTAATGATGTATAATGTCCCGTCCATCTTCTGATTAGAGTGAGTTTGTATGATCACTCTACAATTCATAGATCTAGGGCGTTTCGACCTAACAGTAACAAAATTATGAATTGATGCGAGTGAGGCCCAAAATGAGATCGAAGACACTAGAAAGTGTCATGCCAAATTTTCATTCTtaacacaaaaaaatatattggtCATTTGAACGCAATTGTAAATGTTTCAGGTGATGATGCACAAGTTGTCTACCATAGAGAATGTGCATTGAAGATATACTTTCTAATTTTGGTTGGCACTTAAatttttgtggacaaaagtgtaACCTATGTTGATGTTGAAGCAATTTATGAACTTGAAGGGGGTTCACAAGTAAAATTGATGGGAAACTTGTTTGATATAATTATAATCCAAGTTAGCTTAAGGTAGTAAACGAAAGACGAGACAAATGGTTGGATGCAACAGTCTATTTCAGGTAACTGATTTACATGTCATTTATTAATTTCATACCACTTGTTCTACTTTCTTATTGATATATCATTTaaatcatttgcaagcatggatACTCCAACATTTCCCACACACTGTCGATTAGAAATATGTTTTTGACTATATTAAAGGGTTGCCACATGCATGCTCGATTAACTGGATGCAATAGTCTATTTCAGGTATTTGATTTACATGTCATTTATTAATTTCATACCATTTGTTCTACTTTCTTATTGATATTTCATTTaaatcatttgcaagcatggatCCTCCAACATTTCAAACACATTGTCGATTGGAAATATGTTTCTGACTATATTCAAGGGTTGCCACATGCATGCTCGATTAACCCACTCAGGGAAAATCTGACGATTGATCCAAACAAACTTGCTCTTGAACCATTCGGGTATGTGATATTTGATTTTCCCCGTACAAAAAGCAACGTCAGACACACCTATGTAAGTGATATGTTGGTACTCCAAATgactagggatgtcaacttgcctccgttagcgGGGATCTCCGTGGAGATTCCCtgtttggggccccaaagacaGGGAATGTTCCCCCCACTGGGACGGGGATGGAAAACaagtctccccgaaggcacttcggGAACGGGGGTGGtgtaaatatcccccgccccgcctaaaatagcataatgtccttaatttatatataattttaaattattatgtaagtttatttgtcatttcatataattaatcttatacacaaatttaaaatatacatgtattgttagtaaaagagtgagatctaaatgattattttaatttttttagtttggaATTTTGgtgtcatgacactcaatattatagattaaatattgttaaaattaTACATTTATCATAAAGGAATTATTTCTAAATTACTTGTGGTTAGTTTTtaaagcttttactattaatttggtttaaaataaaaaataaaaataatgtttatGGATCTCCGCACAAACCTTGGGGATACGTGGGGACCTGCgggatgggggacaaaatcccCCCGTAGCGGGGATCcgaagcggggatggggaatagattcgagggcgtggattgtgatgggaatgtatccaCCGCCTGCCTCATTGACATCCCTACAAATGGCAATCTCGCGGGTCTAGACTATGTTACCATATCTATGTAGGTGAGTATTATGACAGTTTGAATATCTATAAGGTATACCTAAGACTCATAGTTGTTGCTCCATCCACTGTCCTCTAGAGAGATGTTGATGGGATATTTTTCAACTACCATTAGTATTTGGTATCATAGGATGTATGTGACGTGCCACCTCCTCGTGCATGGAATACGGTATTCAGATACATCTAATTGTTTTATATAGTGTTTTATTCTTATATGACACATGTTCGAGATGGAGATCCCTCTAGTCCAACTCATCGGGAGATACTAAAAGAGGAACAGGCAAAGGcggaccctgttgaggatatatTGTCTATATGTCACAGAATTGTTGCACTTGAAAGAGATGTAATAACTAGATAAGGGTTTCAAGAAGGCACTCTTGGGATGGTCACTTTGGATCTGATATTATCAAAACACGATTTGCACTAGATAGAGAAGGAACAAGGACATCAGATATACCTGGTAGTTATATTTTAGTTTGTATTTCAATGTGAACATTTTTAATGACTAGGTTATGGATCATGCATGTTCTATGCAAATGATATTGTGTGAATGACTTATACAAATAACTGATGTGTGAATGActtgtgaaaaaaaaaaacaattatcttTAGAAGTGATGGTTGGTTTATGAATGTCTTGTGATTTATGTTATCCAAAGTTATCATTACTGTAACTTATGCCAACAATATTGTCTCAATGGTACATCcggagatttgaatttgaataggtcAAAGATAGTTTCCAGTGTTATATTCGTAGATTGAAATTCGTATTTATTTTCTATGTTACCGAATGTACCaaaaaatttgtcaaaaataGTGTCCCAAGAGTGCATCCGAAGATTGAAATTCAAATTTATCTATGTTATCACATACACAGAAAATGTGTCAACAAGTCACAAAGGTGTCTCCGAAAATTGGaatttgaatatttaatatatatatatatatatatatatatatatatatatatatatatatatatatatatatatatatatatatatatatatatatatatatatatatatatatatatatatatataaattgttgtatTTTAGTGCATCAGAACGTAAATTTCCAAACTGTGCAAAAGGATAATTGCAATTTTCATAAGATTTAAGAGAGGTAGATGGAGCGTATTGAACAAACGGGAAGGATTTCGGTGACTTTGAATAATGATAACTTTAATAATTTTGGTTAAATAAAAATTCCATCTCATCAATATAACATATATTTATTACAGGGTTAATTATATTTTTCGTCACTATAAATAAACCaacatttaattttagtttttttttttaaaaaaaattcaatgaatagtctttctaagtttttttccatgcatttttagtccctgctattttttaaaattttaaaaagggtttaattatcctttaatttttaaattttttaataatttttttatacatgtttagaatactgtaaaatatttatttatcaaattttagaattttataaaatgacaaaaattaaatatgaattttttaaattttaaaaaataatgataaaagtaatgaaaatgtcgactcaaaaattaaatttgaaattcatttttttaaaaactttttaagaCGTTCTTAACATGTCTCCAAAAgattcattcaaaaatacacattggtttaagtagggactaaaactacctacataataattttgtaggaaaCAAAACATATCATTtatttttatagggaccaaaacaaAATTTCACACTTTGTTATACGTAAGTTACAACATAGTAAAGTTGATGAAGCTGCTTCTTGAACAAATCCCTGGGTTTTAATATTAATGGCTTGCAACGGTTTGATCCCAATCTATAATAGATTTTTGTATACTAATAGAAAATGAAGACAAATACTAAGATTGATATTTCGCAAAGCAGAATAGTTTGTTTCCGCGATTGCAGAAGGGCGTGGAAGAATTGTATATTCAAAAGGAAAAGAAGATAACGGAGTGGATCCTTCCACTGTTGATTGTTTATCTGGATTAGAGAATAAAATAATCCAAAAATTCAaagttagaaaaccctaaaaatttagttttaaatttatatatttattaaaaaaacattttaaaaagaaaattatcagTGTTTTTATAACCCGTCTGCTTTCATTTAACAAAAAATTAGatgatattaataattaataataatagtaatgcgCATGTTTTAGAATGATAACATTGAAAATTTAACAGACAACTAAGCAAGTGAATGACATAAAAGACCTACAGACAGTAATTTTGCCTATTTTTGTAAGGTGGACTATTTCTCTATTTGGTAGTCAAATAGTACATGGTAATTGGTAAGCAAGCACAACTCTAATCAGAAGAAAAACTGCATCTGTATGTCGATCTATATAAATATTACTCAACTAATGATTGCATTCAATGTAGTTATGAACAAACGTGGCGCTTCACAAAAATAAACTACTAAATATTCATTTAGGGTGAATTGCACAACACAGCAAAATTTTACTCCTGGAACCTAATACCAAGTTCTGAGGATTCCCCCTCGGTTAGTTTCCAGACCATCCATTGTCGCCAGCTTTCTTGGATCCAGTTCCCCAGCCGGAATTTCCCTGTTCAGCATCGCTTGTACCAGCACCCCAGCCACTTTTGTCACCACCACTAGCTCCACCTCCCCAGCCACTTTTGTCACCACCACTAGCTCCACCTCCCCAGCCACTTTTGTCATCAGTACTAGCTCCACCTCCCCAGCCACTTTTGTCACCACCACTAGCTCCACCTCCCCAACCATTTTTGTCACCAGCACTGGCTCCACCTCCCCAGCCACTTTTGTCACCACTAGCTCCACCTCCCCAACCACTACTTCCACCCCAACCACCCGGAAATGCTTCTCTTCCAGGGGAGTTTTGAATCTTAGCCCCTGGGAAGTTGCTTAAACTGTCATCCCCGTCTTTCACGGCAGCTCCCCATCTGGTTGCACCGGCACGCCTTTCATTGTTGTTGTGTCCTCTACTACTATTGTTATAAGAACCACGGCCACGCCCTCGTCCACCACCATATGGACGCGGCAATCCACTAGGGTGTTCATCTCGATTCCCATTATTTCTGTAATCAGGTCGTCCTGTAAAAATAAAGAAACAAGATCAGGGTAAAAGTTTTGAATAAAAAGAACTGGAAAATGACAAGTGGAAGCAATTAGTTGAATGATATGTGAACTGCAGACAAAGAGAACAGGTAGACGTAGAACAAACAAAATGCACAGAAGAAACCAATCAACATGTAAATAACAAGAGAGGATTCATGGTAACTAATTATATTTAAAGTCAAAGCAGGCACAATACTAGCAGAAgaaatccaaacaaaataattaaattcacCTCAAACTAGAGCTGAATTTAAAATCTCGTATACCTGTTCTGGAACCAGGAGTAGAAGATCGATCCCTATCATACGAGTGACCTCCTCTCCAACCACCCTCGCTGTTCGAACCACCCCAGCCACTACCCACAGATGCCCCTGATGAGCCACCAGTAGCAGGGCTTCGCATTGGCACCATTGCAGCTACTGATCTAATGGAAGGTGCTGAATCATTTTGTGGATCATCGATGTGCCTTTGAAAATATGCCACAAGCCGGTCAATATCCTCAAACATCTTTTTGCGGAACCTGAATCCCTTGGGGTAAAGACCAATGTACTCATGGTGTGGATTTGTACTTCTTATGTAAGTCAATACAAATGTGCCAGGATGTTCATGACAGATGCCAAAACTATAAACTATACGCATTGGATTCTCTTCCTTTTCGGTCTTCAAAAGTTCGTCAACTTCTGTTTTCAAACCCGTCCTGAACTTGCGATAATTTAACATTGTTCTTAAATGAGTAACCAAGGGATCAACATATCGGTCCATAACCTAAGCAATAATTAATAGGAAAGAGTAAGTCATAATGTCACAAGAAAGGTGGTCCAGAAAGCCAGGTGGAGTACCTTACCTCATCTAAATCCTCAAAAGTATCCTCTCCAATTTTAAGCGTCTTTCCGATTCGAAGTAAGCTTGTGATGTCCTTCAGTTCCTTCCCGCCTTCAATTATCTCCTTGTGGGCATATACTCCATCATGAATTTTAAGAGTCAAAGTAAGATATGATGGACCCTTATCATTAGGACGAAAAATACTTTCACCAGGATCCTTGTCTGACAAGAACTGCGTAAAGACAGGCGAAGTTAAGCATGCACATAAATCATTATACACAAATTCAATTTGTCTTTTTTTCCTTGTAACTAGTACATGCCACTTAAAAGATAGTGCTTTAGAGATGAAAGAGATGAAATCTCAGTATTGTATAAATGTTTTCactaaattttgttatttttatcatCTTATTTGTTAATATATTAATAGTAGTTCTTACATCAAGAACATACACCAACTTTAGGAACTAGAACTACGAATGATTTATTCGAATCTATGGCATCTAATTACAAAGATTCAACATAAGAAAATTTGTTATTTCGATAAATATTGCAGCTCCCTCTtcgataaaaacaaaaagataagttAGAATAATAGAAGCAAGAGGAAATACTCTTTTCACACTTATTGGGTAAAATTGTTCTAGGTTCTTAACCAAATATGTAATAAGTCTGACTAATTGAAAAGAGCATGTCAAAATATGTACTGCTAAAGGAAAACAATTATTAAGAAACCAATAGAGGAGGACCCTTGTTTCCATTTTATGGAAAGATATACCTAGGGAAATAATGGCAAAAACGTATGCATTTTCGCCAAAAttcagaataaaataaaatttatagatCCAAACAATATGTTACCAAAATTACCAATATGCCGTGAGTATCCAAAGAATCATACAtacaaagaaaaaagaatcaatCCAATTAAGCTTAGGAGTTAACTATCAggcaaaaaaaaactttttgtaGCCATAGACTCAATGCTATTTTGTCCAACAGATTGATATGTATATTCGCAGAATTAAGAAAAAATCACAACTTTGGAAAATATTAAGATTCTAGAAAATGGTCAATacaacatgaagttactaaaaaGCAAACCTCGTATGCTTCATCGGTAGTTATGTTTTGAAATCTAGGATGAACAATCATCCTAGGCTTGAAATTCTTTTTTGAACGCTCCCTTTCTTTCCGAATTTTGTCTTGCTCATTCGGCAAGGAACTCCGGTCTTCGTGATAATAGGGATCAAAGTTGTGGTTGTGATGTAATCGATCACTTCTCATTTCACTTTCTTTACAAACAAGGAAGACTTGATacctatttttttggattgacTTGATTTTACAAGTGAGCATGTCACCTTCATGTAGCCTATCAGATAATTCAATTATATCTCTCAAGTCATCTGCATAGTCTTCTTTCATAAGGATTCCGGTCATTCCAGATTCAAGCCCACATATTGCCCTTTGGGCTTGAACTCGGCGAACTGTAACCTGGACCATTTTACCTTCAGCGAGAGTCTCCTCAGTCTCGCCTGAAATCATATAGAACTCCTCATCCTGACTTGGTTCTTCATATTGCTTACGCCAATCCTGAAAACCTTGAATCAATTCTCTTCTTATATCATATAAAGTTTCAATTTTGTCTTTACGTTCATTGTCTTCAGCATATTGCTCCACGGCCAGATTTTTCAAATAACTAGGCCGATCTCTCACATGTTCTATGGCCATCTCTAAGGCATCATCGTCATCATTTGCATCACCCGTGCCGTCTTCGTCATAGACATCTTTGGCCAACTCTTGAGCAAGAACATATGATTCAGGATGAATTCGTGTATCATCCAGCAAATCAATAAATTGGCTGCTGCTAGCAGCCAATCCACTTCGCCGGACACGCAAGAAACCAACCGCATTGACAAACACCTTTTTACCAAGTTGGTGATCTGTCACAAAATCCTTCCTGGTATAAATTGAGCCGGCTCTAACTAGCGATCTCTGCAAGGATGCAGCCTTCCGCGGACCAAGCCCCGAAATAAACTGTAACGGAGCAAATAACCATTCATGACTTATTGCTAAATTAATGTCTAAGCCCACCTGATTGGTCACATCTATCATAACCTGCTCAACTATCCCAATTTTATCATCCGGGTTTAGAAAACTCTCCCAAGGGGTCAGTTTCCATGACAATATTTCCTTTTTGGGCCCACATAATGTTGCAACCATTGCTAATGGGTTCTGGAGAAATCGACCAAGAGCAACAGCCCGCCTCACTATACCTGTCAAAGCAACAAAAGTAGGATTAGTTATAATAGGATGCATTACATGATGGGTAGCATACATCTAACACAATATTTACCTAGCTGCTGCGAAGGAAGTTGTTCAGAGGAAATTTGGGAATTTTCGTAAAGACGGGGCAGAGATTCATCACCATACACAATGCTGAGCCCGTCCATTTCATGCCCAACATCTCTAGGATTTTCCTCAACCATCTTAAAAATAACCTGATAGAAGAAAGTAGAAACCAACAGATGAGACCAACAATACAACAGTAGCAGAAGTCTTTTTCAACCGGGGGAGGGCgggaaaaaaaattaatcataatTCTGACTGAGGACACAATGACCATGCCATTTTATACGGCTTAACAGTAACCATCACATGTTACcccataaaaaataaacatgtacTGATTGTCCTCATCAAATAAATTTATACCGGCTCTTACTAacacaaaaaatcattttaaaattcaatacaAAAGTATATATTGTCATGTGTGATGTTTCGGATAGTATTTAGGTTTGTTAAGTAAACCAAACTACTTGGTAAAAGATAGATTGGAGGGACCAGAATGGAATGGGGATGAAAGTAATGGAATAGGAATATGACGGACAACTGATCTATATCTTTTCCATGTTCAGTAAGGTGAATGAAATTAAAATGGAAATAAGCATTCATTATATTGTATGTATAGGAATTGTATCacaaaatttaccaaaatataAATGTATACTTAGAAACCAAGATATAACCTCATAAATATCTTCTTTCAAACGAGTGCAAGACAAGTTAGCTGCTCCTAAAACAACAACATGTGGTTGGTGATCTGTCATAAACTTCAATACGCGTTCTTGGTCATTCTTCTTCCTTTGTTGGTCATGGACATTCTGTGACCTTAAAGTAAGCGACCCAGTGTATAGCACATCTTGCACTTCTCCCGATGAATCTAACATAACAAAAGTTGTTTGTGGCTTTCCAGGGCCCCAAGAGCAGGCCATAACCCTAGGAgcagcctcatcatccgagctaAGATCATTTTCCTTTTGTTGATAAGGCCCCACAGAAACCTTACTCCACAAAGCCTTCCCATACTCAGTAAGTACCCAGTGCTTTGCTTTGCTTGCTAAGACACCTCTTGCTTCTTTTTCCATTGATGGTAAAAGAAATCGAAAAATTGCATCCTGCAGTATCAGCTTCCTCTGTTCATTCCACAGTTGAGCAGACCTGCTGACACTATCACTGATGTAATACTCATTGAATTGGTCTATTAACTTATTAAGATGTTCTTCAGGAAGCTTAATAGTAACTTGAATGAGTTTGTCTTCTTCTGCCTTCTGTATAAGGAGCCATTGGGCATCCTCAAATTTATTCAAAGGCTTCTCTCGCAGCCATTTCACCCCAGAAAACTGATGGAACGAATCTATCGTTGTATTTCCATCGGGAGTTGGGGAGGTTGACACCACGGCGTGGTCAATAAAGTGGTTACGAACATATTTCTTTATGTTGGGCTCACAACTTATCTCAACAGCTGCCTGGAACAAAAATAACCAAATGATCAAACAAAGGACACATTTTAATGATTATGAATAAAGTTACAGATGCATACCATGTGCCTAGCACATTTAAGAACTTCTTCGGGGGTATCGTACATGGCACATGTGAAGTTAGAAGCCACCTCTTCTGGAGTTTCCTTTGGATCTACAAACTCATGCTGTAGAAGAGAGTAGACAAAACAAAACCTTTAGGTTATGTTTATGGTCTAAACAAAAAGTGGTTCTAAATTCAAGCATACTTACCAGCTGAACTACAGATAGACATAATCCAATTTGCTCAGAGCTAGACCCAAACCTGCTTGCAACTTCCCACAGACCTGCCTTACTGAAAGTGCTATACATTGATTTCCGCTTTGGCCTTTTGTACTGCCCTTCATCAACACCAGCTTCACCTGGTGGGAAATGCAAGTTGAACTTCGAGTCAACATCATCAACCTCCCTCTCTGATTCTGCCTCCTTCAGTGATCTCATAACtgattcaaacaattgcctattCAAGTTTAGTCTTGTTTCATCGTATACACGACGAGACTCTTCTTCAGACCGTTTGTTGTAGTATAATTGAAGGGCATTCTTCCGCTTCTGAAGAAGCAGCCACTTCCTGTCCAGGTCCTGTAGAGCCCAAAGTGTCTAAAATTGCACAAAATCAATTTGAAGAGTTATTATCACGTTATCAGTATCAAACAATATATTAACAAAATAGAAGACACAAAAATAAATCATAACAGACCTTGTGCCATTTTAGAGTAGGTGTTTTGTTATTCTTATCCCAATTATCATTTCCAGCTTCAGGTAGGTCTTTCAATAAGCTCAAACACTCCTCCTTCCGATACATGGCAATAAAAGGAATCTAAAAGACAAAATTCCAAATTAGGAAAACAAGGTTGATGTAAACTACATATGCAAATCTCAAGGTGCAGGTAATACTCACATCTAActtttggacatgatgcagtttCAAAAATCTGACAATATCATTCATGTCAATTGGTAGATCCTCATACTTCCGATCCTTAAATCTGACAGTATCATCCTTGTCAGTTGGTAGATCCTCATCCATCCCATTATTAGGTCTGACAATATCATCCTTGTCAATTGGTAGATCCTCATCCTTCCCATTATTTTTGGAGTCTGAATCTAACTTTGAATTTGACTTTGAAACTAACTTTGGAATCCAAGGGACTGCCCCACTTATAACTTGAGTAGCTATCCACTGACTCTCTTCATCTATACTATTTTCATCCAGTGAAGGAGCACCGGTACTCTCCTCTAATATCTACaagggaaagaaaaaaaaaactcatcttACAAGAATGTACCGAAATTAACTAGGGAGTTTTTTAATC includes the following:
- the LOC131623718 gene encoding transcription elongation factor SPT6 homolog isoform X1 codes for the protein MAKGVISDDEDEVEMDEREPVDGEEMEEGGRDMDEDDEDEEEEEGQDEYEKDGFIVDEIEEEEEQDEEERADSDEERQKKKKRKKKEEYVLDEDDYELLEDNNINIHRRKESKKFKRLKKGQRDEEGQSGQSDEEEFYGSGKVGRTAEEKLKRSLFGDDEGTHLEDIAEEEEQGEEEEDADIGEEDEMADFIVDEEEVDENGAPVRTKKPKGVRRTRQAPGVSSSALQEAQELFGDVDELLLARSRSRGSDDYKETRLEDEFEPIVLSEKYMTENDDRIRESDIPERMQILEESTGAPSLDENSIDEESQWIATQVISGAVPWIPKLVSKSNSKLDSDSKNNGKDEDLPIDKDDIVRPNNGMDEDLPTDKDDTVRFKDRKYEDLPIDMNDIVRFLKLHHVQKLDIPFIAMYRKEECLSLLKDLPEAGNDNWDKNNKTPTLKWHKTLWALQDLDRKWLLLQKRKNALQLYYNKRSEEESRRVYDETRLNLNRQLFESVMRSLKEAESEREVDDVDSKFNLHFPPGEAGVDEGQYKRPKRKSMYSTFSKAGLWEVASRFGSSSEQIGLCLSVVQLHEFVDPKETPEEVASNFTCAMYDTPEEVLKCARHMAAVEISCEPNIKKYVRNHFIDHAVVSTSPTPDGNTTIDSFHQFSGVKWLREKPLNKFEDAQWLLIQKAEEDKLIQVTIKLPEEHLNKLIDQFNEYYISDSVSRSAQLWNEQRKLILQDAIFRFLLPSMEKEARGVLASKAKHWVLTEYGKALWSKVSVGPYQQKENDLSSDDEAAPRVMACSWGPGKPQTTFVMLDSSGEVQDVLYTGSLTLRSQNVHDQQRKKNDQERVLKFMTDHQPHVVVLGAANLSCTRLKEDIYEVIFKMVEENPRDVGHEMDGLSIVYGDESLPRLYENSQISSEQLPSQQLGIVRRAVALGRFLQNPLAMVATLCGPKKEILSWKLTPWESFLNPDDKIGIVEQVMIDVTNQVGLDINLAISHEWLFAPLQFISGLGPRKAASLQRSLVRAGSIYTRKDFVTDHQLGKKVFVNAVGFLRVRRSGLAASSSQFIDLLDDTRIHPESYVLAQELAKDVYDEDGTGDANDDDDALEMAIEHVRDRPSYLKNLAVEQYAEDNERKDKIETLYDIRRELIQGFQDWRKQYEEPSQDEEFYMISGETEETLAEGKMVQVTVRRVQAQRAICGLESGMTGILMKEDYADDLRDIIELSDRLHEGDMLTCKIKSIQKNRYQVFLVCKESEMRSDRLHHNHNFDPYYHEDRSSLPNEQDKIRKERERSKKNFKPRMIVHPRFQNITTDEAYEFLSDKDPGESIFRPNDKGPSYLTLTLKIHDGVYAHKEIIEGGKELKDITSLLRIGKTLKIGEDTFEDLDEVMDRYVDPLVTHLRTMLNYRKFRTGLKTEVDELLKTEKEENPMRIVYSFGICHEHPGTFVLTYIRSTNPHHEYIGLYPKGFRFRKKMFEDIDRLVAYFQRHIDDPQNDSAPSIRSVAAMVPMRSPATGGSSGASVGSGWGGSNSEGGWRGGHSYDRDRSSTPGSRTGRPDYRNNGNRDEHPSGLPRPYGGGRGRGRGSYNNSSRGHNNNERRAGATRWGAAVKDGDDSLSNFPGAKIQNSPGREAFPGGWGGSSGWGGGASGDKSGWGGGASAGDKNGWGGGASGGDKSGWGGGASTDDKSGWGGGASGGDKSGWGGGASGGDKSGWGAGTSDAEQGNSGWGTGSKKAGDNGWSGN